One part of the Musa acuminata AAA Group cultivar baxijiao chromosome BXJ1-5, Cavendish_Baxijiao_AAA, whole genome shotgun sequence genome encodes these proteins:
- the LOC135674910 gene encoding uncharacterized protein LOC135674910: MAIASGEDGSSIPKDGGRSSSSSAGFLAGQPPLPPGHTKWPTEKSTARDPAEAKVPSLRLLLAACQKEVNLVSEKISLFENQKSEEFGLQHYPRRTQEYEMKLSECEKMIAELRPKLHQLLPDTRRIEIKVDTLTSRIEALKKRASKPKEPDPSES, from the exons ATGGCGATCGCCTCAGGAGAAGACGGCAGTTCCATTCCAAAGGACGGCGGGAGATCGAGCTCGTCGTCGGCTGGTTTTCTTGCCGGGCAGCCCCCGCTCCCCCCAGGCCACACCAAATGGCCCACCGAGAAATCGACGGCTCGTGATCCGGCTGAAGCGAAGGTGCCCTCCTTGCGGCTATTGCTGGCTGCCTGTCAGAAGGAAGTCAACCTCGTCAGCGAAAAGATCAGTCTATTCGAGAACCAAAAATCGGAGGAGTTCGGCTTGCAACACTACCCC AGGAGAACGCAGGAGTACGAAATGAAGCTGTCGGAGTGCGAGAAGATGATAGCTGAACTGAGACCAAAGCTCCACCAGCTGCTCCCCGACACCAGACGCATCGAAATAAAG GTCGACACGTTGACTTCTAGGATCGAAGCGTTGAAGAAAAGAGCCTCTAAACCGAAAGAACCTGATCCATCAGAAAGCTGA